One window from the genome of Osmerus mordax isolate fOsmMor3 chromosome 19, fOsmMor3.pri, whole genome shotgun sequence encodes:
- the LOC136962995 gene encoding solute carrier family 25 member 45, which produces MPLVEFAAGCISGGVGLAVGHPIDTMKVRLQTQSKYKGILDCITRTYSREGIHGFFKGMAFPVLTTGITNSVVFGSYSNALDYLTRSQRNERSKGNHASAAAVFTAGCFSGATQVLVTAPVDLVKVRLQTQTQKGGRYQGPIHCAAVILRADGLRGLFRGGFALALRDVPCYGLYFLPYEMTCKALTESGKQPGTFAVLMAGGLAGVVTWACATPMDVVKARLQMAGAGGREYDGVLHCMRVSLREEGPRVFFKGLLLNSLRAFPVNAVTFLSYESLMRSFTSLPAD; this is translated from the exons ATGCCTTTGGTGGAATTTGCTGCAGGATGCATTTCAG GTGGTGTTGGATTGGCTGTTGGCCATCCAATAGACACAATGAAG GTGCGTCTGCAGACCCAGAGTAAATATAAAGGGATTCTTGATTGCATAACAAGGACCTACTCTCGCGAAGGG ATCCATGGGTTCTTCAAAGGCATGGCCTTTCCGGTCCTGACCACTGGCATCACCAACTCTGTGGTGTTTGGCTCCTACAGCAACGCTTTAGACTACCTCACTCGCTCCCAGCGCAACGAGAGGAGCAAAGGCAACCACGCCTCTGCAGCAGCTGTGTTTACGGCCGGGTGCTTCTCTGGTGCGACGCAG GTGTTGGTCACGGCGCCCGTCGACCTGGTGAAGGTACGCCTGCAGACGCAGACCCAGAAGGGGGGCCGATACCAGGGCCCCATCCACTGTGCAGCGGTGATCCTGAGAGCGGACGGGCTGAGGGGCCTGTTCCGGGGAGGGTTTGCCCTAGCCTTGAGGGATGTGCCCTGCTACGGACTGTACTTCCTGCCCTACGAGATGACATGCAAGGCTCTGACTGAGAGCGGAAAGCAACCAG GTACGTTTGCGGTGTTGATGGCGGGCGGGCTGGCGGGCGTGGTCACATGGGCCTGCGCCACCCCCATGGACGTGGTGAAAGCCCGTCTGCAGATGGCGGGCGCTGGGGGCCGGGAGTACGACGGGGTCCTTCACTGCATGCGGGTGAGCCTGCGAGAGGAGGGACCCAGGGTGTTCTTCAAAGGCCTGCTGCTCAACAGCCTGAGAGCCTTCCCTGTCAACGCCGTCACCTTCCTCAGCTACGAGAGCCTCATGCGGTCCTTCACCTCCCTGCCAgctgactga